A genomic stretch from Rhineura floridana isolate rRhiFlo1 chromosome 18, rRhiFlo1.hap2, whole genome shotgun sequence includes:
- the ABHD8 gene encoding protein ABHD8, with protein sequence MLTSITDGLLCCLMGKTANAVGPLENVESSGGFSFVEVKPGRVLRVKHIAPAHPPGAEDAPQKAGIVRCKRRITVYRNGQMVIENLGDAMRADIFHCQNSTEPNGTMELEVSDANATPTLSANPSASNAAKRRRRKPKKVVNIDCTKFITSCKGTHSDVVLFFIHGVGGSLDIWKEQLDFFAKLGYEVVASDLAGHGSSSAPQIAAAYTFYALAEDMRTVFKRYAKKRNILIGHSYGVSFCTFLAHEYPDLVHKVIMINGGGPTALEPSLCSIFNMPTCVLRCLSPCLAWSFLKAGFARQGSKEKQLLREGNAFNVSSFVLRAMMSGQYWPEADEVYHAELTVPVLLVHGMHDKFVPVEEDQRMAEILVIAFLKVIDEGSHMVMMECPETVNTLLHEFLLWEPEAALATDGPEAEKK encoded by the exons ATGCTGACCAGCATCACCGACGGGCTCCTGTGTTGCCTGATGGGCAAAACGGCCAATGCAGTGGGTCCCCTGGAGAACGTGGAGTCCAGCGGCGGCTTTAGCTTCGTAGAGGTGAAGCCGGGGCGGGTCCTGCGGGTGAAACACATCGCTCCTGCCCACCCGCCGGGGGCTGAGGACGCGCCCCAGAAGGCAGGCATCGTGCGCTGCAAACGCCGGATCACCGTCTACCGCAACGGGCAGATGGTCATCGAGAACCTGGGCGATGCCATGCGTGCAGACATCTTCCATTGCCAGAACAGCACTGAGCCCAATGGCACCATGGAGCTGGAGGTCTCGGATGCCAACGCCACCCCGACCCTCTCAGCCAACCCATCTGCCAGCAACGCCGCCAAACGCCGCCGGCGTAAGCCAAAGAAGGTGGTCAACATTGACTGTACCAAGTTCATCACAAGCTGCAAGGGGACCCATAGCGACGTGGTCCTGTTTTTCATTCACGGGGTGGGGGGCTCTTTGGACATCTGGAAGGAGCAACTGGACTTCTTCGCCAAGTTGGGCTACGAGGTGGTGGCCTCGGACCTCGCTGGCCATGGCTCCAGCTCGGCCCCACAGATCGCTGCTGCCTACACTTTCTATGCCTTGGCCGAAGACATGCGCACCGTGTTCAAGCGCTATGCTAAGAAGAGGAACATCCTCATTGGACACTCATATGG CGTCTCCTTCTGCACTTTCCTGGCCCATGAGTACCCGGATCTGGTACACAAGGTCATCATGATCAACGGCGGAGGGCCTACTGCTTTGGAACCTAGCCTCTGCTCCATCTTCAACATGCCCACGTGCGTCCTGCGCTGCCTCTCGCCGTGCCTTGCATGGAGCTTCCTTAA GGCCGGCTTTGCTCGGCAAGGCTCCAAGGAGAAGCAGCTGTTGAGGGAAGGAAACGCATTCAATGTCTCATCCTTTGTCCTGAGAGCCATGATGAGTGGCCAGTACTGGCCAGAGGCAGATGAGGTCTACCACGCCGAGCTCACGGTGCCCGTGCTCCTAGTTCACGGAATGCACGACAAGTTTGTCCCTGTGGAGGAGGACCAGAGGATGGCCGAG ATCCTGGTTATTGCGTTCCTGAAGGTGATTGACGAAGGCAGTCACATGGTCATGATGGAGTGCCCAGAGACGGTCAACACCCTCTTGCACGAATTCCTGCTGTGGGAGCCTGAGGCAGCTCTGGCTACGGACGGGCCAGAAGCGGAGAagaaataa